One genomic region from Desulfuromonas acetexigens encodes:
- a CDS encoding prevent-host-death protein: MKIIAANELKTRGVSSIEKALEQSPEAVISVRGQDRYVVMELEEYNRLRVCELEAALYETRRELAAGETTEESVDAHIARIRNTGA, encoded by the coding sequence ATGAAAATCATCGCGGCAAACGAACTGAAGACCCGGGGCGTCTCTTCCATCGAAAAAGCCCTTGAGCAGAGCCCGGAGGCGGTCATATCCGTGCGCGGGCAAGATCGTTATGTGGTTATGGAGCTCGAAGAGTACAACCGGCTGCGGGTGTGCGAACTGGAAGCGGCCCTCTATGAAACCCGGAGGGAACTGGCCGCCGGCGAAACGACGGAAGAAAGTGTCGACGCGCATATCGCCCGCATCAGGAATACCGGGGCATGA
- the pyk gene encoding pyruvate kinase produces the protein MYRRTKIVATVGPASESEQMLLALMEAGADVFRLNFSHGDHAGKARIIRRLRELSRRRHQAVAILADLQGPKIRVGHLRDGSLSLRTGQEVILTTRDVLGEGALIPSDYKGLPQDVKPGDAILLDDGLLELRALTVTDEDVRCQVVVGGTLKDRKGINLPGARVSIPAMTEKDLEDLRFCLGQEIDYLALSFVQQAADVLELKERLYREKSSMRVIAKIEKPQAVEDFAAILEAADGIMVARGDLGVEMNPEKVPLIQKRIIRMCNQAGKPVITATQMLESMIHNPRPTRAETSDVANAILDGTDAVMLSGETAAGKYPVEAVSLMVRVAHDVEQDPVLKTNVFHPIPETLGYRRLSEAIGQAACRVAETVGAAAILAFTQTGGTAALVAKYRPDLPIFAITPSQTARRRLCLYAGIHALRVAIEGDTEAQIRSVEKLILSRGVLRRGDIVVITMGSPVSSPGTTNLLKVHRLGTGDFYEVY, from the coding sequence ATGTACCGGCGCACCAAGATCGTCGCCACGGTCGGACCCGCCAGCGAATCCGAACAGATGCTACTGGCTCTGATGGAAGCCGGCGCCGACGTCTTTCGCCTGAACTTTTCCCACGGCGACCACGCGGGCAAGGCGCGCATCATCCGCCGCCTGCGCGAACTTTCCCGGCGCCGACACCAGGCGGTGGCCATTCTCGCCGACTTGCAGGGGCCGAAAATCCGCGTCGGGCATCTCCGCGACGGTTCCCTGTCCCTGCGTACCGGCCAGGAAGTGATTCTCACCACCCGCGACGTACTCGGGGAAGGGGCTCTCATCCCCAGCGATTACAAAGGCTTGCCGCAGGATGTCAAGCCCGGCGACGCGATCCTCCTCGACGATGGCCTGCTCGAGCTGCGGGCGCTCACCGTAACCGATGAAGATGTGCGCTGCCAGGTGGTGGTCGGCGGCACCCTCAAGGATCGCAAAGGGATCAACCTCCCCGGCGCCCGCGTCTCCATCCCCGCCATGACGGAAAAGGATCTCGAAGATCTCCGCTTCTGCCTCGGTCAGGAGATCGACTATCTGGCCCTCTCCTTTGTCCAGCAGGCCGCCGACGTCCTCGAACTCAAGGAACGGCTCTATCGGGAAAAGAGCAGCATGCGCGTCATCGCCAAGATCGAGAAACCCCAGGCGGTGGAGGATTTCGCCGCCATTCTCGAGGCTGCCGACGGCATCATGGTGGCGCGGGGGGATCTCGGCGTGGAGATGAACCCCGAAAAGGTGCCGCTGATCCAGAAACGCATCATCCGCATGTGCAACCAGGCGGGGAAACCGGTCATCACCGCCACCCAGATGCTGGAAAGCATGATACACAACCCGCGCCCGACCCGTGCCGAGACCTCGGACGTGGCCAACGCCATCCTCGACGGCACCGATGCCGTCATGCTTTCCGGCGAAACCGCCGCCGGCAAATATCCGGTCGAAGCCGTTTCCCTCATGGTGCGGGTAGCCCATGACGTGGAGCAGGACCCGGTACTGAAAACCAACGTCTTTCACCCGATCCCCGAAACCCTCGGCTACCGGCGCCTCTCCGAAGCCATCGGTCAGGCCGCCTGCCGGGTGGCGGAAACGGTCGGCGCCGCCGCCATTCTCGCCTTCACCCAAACCGGCGGCACCGCCGCGCTGGTCGCCAAATACCGCCCGGACCTGCCGATCTTTGCCATCACCCCGTCCCAGACGGCTCGCCGCCGGCTCTGCCTCTACGCCGGCATCCACGCCCTGCGGGTCGCCATCGAGGGGGATACGGAAGCGCAGATCCGCTCGGTGGAAAAACTCATCCTCTCCCGCGGCGTGCTGCGCCGGGGGGATATCGTCGTCATCACCATGGGCAGCCCGGTCTCTTCCCCCGGCACCACCAACCTGCTCAAGGTGCACCGGTTGGGCACCGGAGATTTCTACGAGGTTTACTAA
- a CDS encoding penicillin-binding protein 1A has translation MSTLFRYLLWSGLVLVLLGIGALVGAYFYVAGSLPKLDSLSDYRPPVISRVLSDEGEVIAEFYRERRIVVPVARMPERLVRSFVAAEDSKFFEHQGIDLFSILRAALKNLKAGGVVQGGSTITQQIAKGLLLTPEKKFSRKFKEAILAWRMEKRLSKDELLYLYLNQIYLGHGAYGVQAAAENYYNKNVEELSLAECAMLAGLPQAPSRYSPYRNFARAKERQKYVLGRMVEDGYITEQEAAAAVAESLTIHPRTNAHSHEAAYFTEQVRRYLEEAYGEEMLYTGGLEISTTMNLAMQKAAHQAVQENLREHDRRYGYRGPERVLQESEVENFLNDQAPELDAHPPVAGSLLDAVLTGSTAQSLQVRFGNRQGEVPLKGIGWAGKVRVVAADQAPTGNAKSKESRLPLGSLLRVRVQKVAEDGRLTLTLDQEPEAQGALIALSPASGEVKAMVGGYDFYRSQFNRVTQARRLPGSAFKPIIYAAALDKGYTAATVILDTPLIYPQRGKGEWRPQNYDHKFKGPITFREALTHSNNIVTIKILEDIGVGYAIGYAKKLGIESPLNRDLTLALGSSAITPLELAGAYSVFANGGVRVTPFYVTRVADRDGRVLESINPGDFPGGTRSGQRLLSVSRERVISPETSFLITNLMESVIQSGTGQRAKELGRPAAGKTGTTNDLKDAWFAGYVPQLVAVSWTGYDQERPLGSKETGARAALPAWLSFMKAAVKAWPPSDFPVPDTIEFSAIDPRTGLLASETQSGAMVEAFAPGTAPTRYAVDEERPRAQDFFRIDMDEY, from the coding sequence ATGTCCACGTTATTTCGTTATCTCCTCTGGTCCGGCCTGGTTCTTGTCCTGCTCGGGATTGGTGCCTTGGTCGGCGCCTACTTCTATGTCGCCGGTTCCTTGCCTAAACTCGACTCCCTGAGCGATTACCGGCCGCCGGTCATCAGCCGGGTGCTCAGCGACGAAGGGGAAGTTATCGCCGAGTTCTACCGGGAGCGGCGCATCGTCGTGCCGGTGGCGCGCATGCCTGAGCGACTGGTGCGCTCCTTTGTCGCCGCCGAGGACTCCAAATTTTTCGAGCATCAGGGGATCGACCTCTTTTCCATTCTCCGCGCCGCGCTGAAAAATCTCAAAGCAGGGGGGGTCGTTCAGGGAGGGAGCACCATCACCCAGCAGATCGCCAAGGGTCTGCTGCTGACTCCGGAAAAGAAGTTCTCCCGCAAGTTCAAAGAGGCGATTCTCGCCTGGCGGATGGAAAAGCGTCTTTCCAAGGACGAACTCCTTTATCTCTATCTCAACCAGATCTATCTCGGCCACGGTGCCTACGGCGTGCAGGCGGCGGCGGAGAATTACTACAACAAAAACGTCGAAGAGCTTTCCCTGGCCGAGTGCGCGATGCTGGCGGGATTGCCCCAGGCCCCCAGCCGCTACTCCCCCTACCGCAATTTCGCCCGAGCCAAGGAGCGGCAGAAGTATGTCCTTGGCCGCATGGTCGAGGACGGCTACATCACCGAGCAGGAAGCGGCGGCGGCCGTCGCCGAGTCGCTGACCATCCATCCCCGCACCAACGCCCACAGCCACGAGGCGGCTTACTTCACCGAACAGGTGCGGCGTTATCTGGAAGAGGCCTACGGCGAGGAGATGCTCTATACCGGCGGGCTGGAAATTAGCACGACCATGAACCTCGCCATGCAGAAGGCAGCCCATCAGGCGGTGCAGGAGAATCTGCGCGAACATGACCGGCGCTACGGCTACCGGGGGCCGGAGCGGGTGCTCCAGGAGAGCGAAGTCGAGAATTTTCTCAACGATCAGGCCCCGGAACTCGATGCCCACCCGCCGGTAGCGGGGAGCCTGCTCGATGCGGTGCTGACGGGGTCGACCGCCCAGTCCCTGCAGGTGCGTTTCGGCAACCGCCAGGGGGAGGTTCCCCTCAAGGGGATCGGCTGGGCCGGCAAGGTCCGGGTGGTGGCGGCGGACCAGGCGCCGACCGGCAACGCCAAAAGTAAGGAGAGCCGCTTGCCCCTCGGGTCGCTGTTGCGGGTGCGGGTACAAAAGGTCGCCGAAGATGGTCGCCTCACCCTCACTCTCGATCAGGAGCCGGAAGCGCAAGGGGCGCTGATCGCCCTGTCCCCCGCCTCGGGCGAGGTCAAAGCCATGGTCGGCGGCTACGATTTCTACCGCAGCCAGTTCAATCGGGTGACCCAGGCCCGGCGGCTACCGGGGTCGGCCTTCAAGCCGATCATCTATGCGGCCGCCCTGGACAAGGGCTACACCGCGGCGACGGTGATTCTCGATACGCCCCTGATCTATCCACAGCGGGGCAAGGGGGAGTGGCGGCCGCAGAACTATGATCACAAGTTCAAGGGGCCGATCACCTTTCGCGAGGCACTGACCCATTCGAACAATATTGTCACCATCAAAATTCTTGAGGACATCGGCGTCGGTTATGCTATCGGCTACGCCAAAAAACTTGGCATCGAGTCTCCCCTCAATCGTGACCTGACCCTGGCGCTTGGCTCCTCGGCCATTACCCCGCTGGAGTTGGCAGGTGCCTACAGCGTCTTCGCTAACGGCGGTGTCCGGGTGACCCCTTTCTATGTGACGCGGGTGGCCGATCGCGACGGGCGGGTGCTGGAGTCGATCAACCCTGGCGATTTTCCGGGAGGAACCCGTTCGGGTCAACGCCTGCTCTCCGTCAGTCGCGAGCGGGTGATTTCCCCGGAAACCTCCTTTCTGATCACCAATCTCATGGAGAGTGTCATTCAGAGCGGGACCGGACAACGAGCCAAGGAGTTGGGGCGCCCGGCGGCGGGCAAGACCGGCACCACCAACGACTTGAAGGATGCCTGGTTCGCCGGCTATGTGCCGCAACTGGTGGCGGTTTCCTGGACCGGCTATGACCAGGAACGCCCCCTCGGAAGCAAAGAGACGGGGGCGCGGGCGGCACTCCCCGCCTGGCTCTCGTTTATGAAAGCCGCGGTCAAGGCCTGGCCCCCGAGCGACTTCCCGGTTCCGGATACCATCGAATTCTCCGCTATCGACCCCCGCACCGGTCTGCTCGCTTCCGAGACGCAGTCGGGTGCCATGGTCGAGGCTTTCGCGCCGGGAACCGCGCCCACCCGCTATGCCGTCGACGAGGAGCGTCCTCGCGCCCAGGACTTTTTCCGCATTGATATGGATGAGTATTAA
- a CDS encoding CarD family transcriptional regulator, with amino-acid sequence MFKIGEMAVYPAQGVGKIEAIETREFSGERHDFYVLRIVDSDMTIMVPVGNASHVGLRNLIHKDRVASVYDLLEEKHGGCGLIASWSRRQREYNEKIRSGDLFEVASVLRELYQLKESKELSYGEKKVLDLTRKLLVKELALADGSDETQVFERVEKIFLH; translated from the coding sequence ATGTTTAAAATAGGTGAGATGGCGGTTTACCCGGCTCAGGGCGTAGGGAAAATCGAGGCGATCGAAACCAGGGAATTTTCCGGAGAACGGCACGATTTTTACGTGTTGCGCATTGTCGACAGCGATATGACGATCATGGTGCCGGTGGGCAATGCCAGCCATGTCGGGTTGCGGAATCTGATTCACAAGGACCGCGTCGCCTCGGTTTACGACCTCCTCGAAGAAAAGCATGGTGGTTGCGGGCTGATCGCTTCCTGGAGCCGTCGGCAGCGGGAATACAACGAAAAGATCCGCTCCGGCGATCTCTTCGAAGTCGCTTCGGTTTTACGGGAACTGTACCAACTCAAGGAAAGCAAGGAGCTTTCCTACGGTGAGAAAAAGGTGTTGGATCTGACTCGTAAATTGCTGGTCAAGGAGCTGGCTCTGGCTGACGGCAGCGACGAGACCCAGGTTTTCGAGCGGGTTGAGAAGATTTTTCTCCACTAA
- the ispD gene encoding 2-C-methyl-D-erythritol 4-phosphate cytidylyltransferase, with product MKVYVLVPAAGLGRRMGASLNKQYLTLADRPILAHTLALFDGHPRVDGIYVISPADEVPFCRREVVERYGFVKVLGLVAGGAERQDSVRNGLRACAAEAEDIVLIHDGVRPLCPPVCIDTAIDTASRVGACVVGVPVKDTIKEVEGGMIQGTPQRQRLWQAQTPQAFRYGLIRDAHERALAEGWLGTDDASLVERLGLPVAMVTGDYRNIKITTPEDLLLARAFLASSEGTAR from the coding sequence ATGAAAGTCTATGTCCTGGTTCCCGCCGCAGGTTTAGGGCGGCGCATGGGGGCTTCCCTCAACAAGCAGTACCTGACCCTTGCCGACCGGCCGATCCTGGCTCACACCCTCGCCCTTTTCGACGGACATCCCCGGGTGGACGGCATCTATGTCATTTCGCCGGCGGATGAGGTCCCTTTTTGTCGCCGGGAAGTGGTCGAGCGCTATGGGTTCGTCAAGGTGCTTGGCCTGGTCGCCGGCGGCGCCGAACGCCAGGATTCGGTACGCAACGGCCTGCGCGCCTGCGCCGCCGAGGCGGAAGACATAGTGCTGATTCACGACGGCGTGCGCCCCCTCTGTCCGCCCGTGTGCATCGACACGGCGATCGATACGGCAAGCCGCGTTGGGGCCTGCGTCGTCGGTGTGCCGGTCAAGGATACCATCAAGGAAGTCGAGGGGGGCATGATCCAGGGGACGCCGCAGCGGCAGCGGCTCTGGCAGGCCCAGACTCCGCAGGCCTTTCGTTACGGCTTGATCCGCGATGCCCACGAGCGGGCCCTGGCGGAAGGTTGGCTTGGTACCGACGACGCCTCGCTGGTGGAGCGGCTCGGCCTGCCGGTGGCGATGGTCACAGGGGATTATCGCAACATCAAGATCACCACGCCCGAGGATCTGCTCCTGGCCCGGGCTTTTCTGGCGAGTTCCGAAGGAACGGCGAGATGA
- the ispF gene encoding 2-C-methyl-D-erythritol 2,4-cyclodiphosphate synthase: protein MRIGHGFDVHRLVAERKLILGGIEIPYSLGLLGHSDADVLLHAICDAILGALGAGDIGKHFPDSDPAYRGISSLKLLAQVMGLARERGYTIGNLDATVIAQRPKLAPYIRQMVEIIAATCGVNPERVNVKATTTEQLGFEGRGEGISAHAVVLLQVDDGLEEIF from the coding sequence ATGCGTATCGGTCACGGTTTTGATGTGCACCGCCTGGTGGCGGAGCGCAAACTGATTCTCGGCGGCATCGAGATTCCCTACAGTCTCGGGCTGCTCGGTCATTCCGACGCCGACGTTCTGCTCCATGCCATCTGCGACGCCATCCTCGGCGCCCTCGGCGCCGGCGACATCGGCAAGCACTTTCCCGACAGCGATCCCGCCTACCGGGGGATTTCCAGCCTCAAGCTGCTGGCCCAGGTGATGGGTCTGGCGCGCGAGCGGGGCTACACCATCGGCAACCTCGACGCGACCGTCATCGCCCAGCGACCCAAGCTCGCCCCCTATATTCGCCAGATGGTGGAGATCATCGCCGCGACCTGCGGCGTCAATCCCGAGCGGGTCAACGTCAAGGCCACCACCACCGAACAGCTCGGGTTCGAAGGGCGCGGCGAGGGGATCTCCGCCCACGCCGTGGTGCTGCTGCAGGTCGATGACGGCCTGGAAGAGATCTTCTGA
- a CDS encoding glutamine--tRNA ligase/YqeY domain fusion protein, whose amino-acid sequence MTTTATPVPSFIRTLISDDLAAGKNDGRVITRFPPEPNGYLHIGHAKSICLNFGLAADFGGRCHLRMDDTNPEKESVEYAEAIMDAVRWLGFDWGEHLYYASDYYERLYQFAVELIRAGRAYVDSLTAEEVRAQRGTLTEPGQESPYRNRSVEENLDLFARMRAGEFPDGAHTLRAKIDMGAANINLRDPVMYRIQRASHYRTGDAWCIYPMYDFAHPLSDAVEGITHSICTLEFEDHRPLYDWFLDQLPKLPHPRQIEFARLNLSYTVMSKRKLLELVKLGDVTGWDDPRMPTLVGMRRRGYPPTAIRTFCERIGVGKSDSWIDLSVLEDCVREELNETAPRVMAVLRPLKVVIENYPEDQVEEFDASNHPQKPEFGTRKVPFCRELYIERDDFMEDPPKKFFRLAPGQEVRLRCAYFIRCESVVRDPESGEIVELRCSYDPASRGGSAPDGRKVKGTIHWVSARHAVAAEVRVYERLFTAANPDTAKAAGGTYRDLLNPNSLEILRGCRLEPALAAAAVEARYQFERLGYYCLDAVDSTAEAPVFNQIATLRDSWAKAGQV is encoded by the coding sequence ATGACCACGACCGCGACCCCCGTCCCCAGCTTTATCCGCACCCTCATCAGCGACGATCTCGCCGCCGGCAAGAACGACGGCCGGGTGATTACCCGCTTCCCCCCCGAGCCCAACGGCTATTTGCATATCGGCCATGCCAAGTCGATCTGTCTCAACTTCGGCCTCGCCGCCGATTTCGGTGGACGCTGCCATCTGCGCATGGACGACACCAACCCCGAAAAGGAGAGCGTCGAATACGCCGAGGCGATCATGGATGCGGTGCGCTGGCTCGGCTTCGACTGGGGCGAGCATCTCTACTATGCTTCCGACTACTACGAGCGCCTCTACCAGTTCGCCGTCGAGCTGATCCGCGCCGGCAGGGCCTATGTCGACAGCCTGACCGCTGAGGAAGTGCGGGCGCAGCGCGGCACCCTCACCGAGCCAGGACAGGAGAGTCCCTACCGCAACCGCTCCGTCGAAGAGAACCTCGACCTTTTCGCGCGCATGCGCGCCGGGGAATTTCCCGACGGCGCCCATACCCTGCGGGCCAAGATCGACATGGGGGCGGCCAATATCAACCTGCGCGACCCGGTCATGTACCGCATCCAGCGCGCCAGCCACTACCGTACCGGCGACGCCTGGTGCATTTACCCCATGTACGACTTCGCCCATCCCCTCTCCGACGCCGTCGAGGGGATCACCCACTCCATCTGCACCCTTGAATTTGAGGATCACCGCCCCCTCTACGACTGGTTTCTCGACCAGTTGCCGAAACTGCCCCATCCCCGGCAGATCGAGTTCGCCCGACTCAATCTCAGCTACACGGTGATGAGCAAGCGCAAGCTGCTCGAATTGGTCAAACTGGGGGACGTCACCGGCTGGGATGATCCGCGCATGCCGACGCTGGTGGGGATGCGCCGGCGCGGTTACCCGCCGACGGCGATCCGGACCTTCTGCGAGCGCATCGGGGTCGGCAAGAGCGACAGCTGGATCGACCTGTCGGTGCTGGAGGACTGCGTCCGCGAAGAGTTGAACGAGACGGCCCCCCGGGTGATGGCGGTGCTGCGCCCCTTGAAGGTGGTGATCGAAAACTATCCGGAAGATCAGGTGGAAGAGTTCGACGCCTCCAACCATCCACAAAAGCCCGAGTTCGGCACGCGCAAGGTCCCCTTCTGCCGCGAACTCTACATCGAGCGCGACGATTTCATGGAGGATCCCCCGAAGAAATTCTTCCGCCTCGCTCCGGGACAGGAAGTGCGGCTGCGCTGCGCCTACTTCATCCGCTGCGAGTCGGTGGTGCGCGACCCGGAGAGCGGTGAAATCGTCGAGCTGCGCTGCAGCTACGATCCGGCAAGTCGGGGCGGCAGTGCTCCCGACGGGCGCAAGGTCAAGGGGACGATCCACTGGGTTTCCGCCCGCCATGCCGTCGCCGCCGAGGTGCGGGTCTACGAGCGGCTCTTCACCGCCGCCAACCCTGATACCGCCAAGGCCGCCGGCGGCACTTACCGCGACCTGCTCAACCCGAACTCCCTGGAGATTCTCCGTGGCTGCCGGCTGGAACCGGCGTTGGCCGCGGCCGCCGTCGAGGCGCGCTACCAGTTTGAGCGGCTCGGCTATTACTGCCTGGACGCCGTCGATTCGACGGCCGAGGCCCCGGTCTTCAACCAGATCGCGACCCTGCGCGATTCCTGGGCGAAGGCCGGACAGGTCTGA
- the cysS gene encoding cysteine--tRNA ligase, translating into MALRVYNTLSGGKEEFRPLVPGKVGMYVCGVTVYDYCHIGHARANIVFDIVYRYLKFSGYEVNYVRNYTDVDDKIINRANERGIDSQALAEEFIHAFDEDMAALGLDLPTCQPKATEHIPQIIAIVERLIERGMAYPSGGDVYFSVEKFPGYLKLSKRNLDEMRAGARIAPGEQKRNPMDFALWKAAKPGEPSWESPWGPGRPGWHIECSAMSMQYLGESFDIHGGGKDLVFPHHENEIAQSEGASGKPFVKYWLHNGFVNVNQEKMSKSLGNFFTIRDILQKYDAEVVRFFILSAHYRSPIDFSDQNLEDAKAGLSRFYEALKAADDTLAAQTTPGTSGGEVPAELREILDRVATVEERFREAMDDDFNTALAIGHLFDLVRGLNRIVAEKSLQESPMLRNGLREGREQLRRLGGVLGLFESEPDAWLEKQKNAGLKAGGLSAEAIEALIVERRQARANRDFARADRIRDELDAQGIMLLDSKEGTTWKLK; encoded by the coding sequence ATGGCTCTGCGTGTCTACAATACCCTCTCCGGCGGCAAGGAAGAGTTCCGGCCGCTGGTCCCTGGCAAGGTCGGCATGTACGTCTGCGGCGTCACTGTCTACGACTACTGCCACATTGGCCATGCCCGGGCCAACATCGTCTTCGACATCGTCTACCGCTATCTGAAATTTTCCGGATACGAGGTGAACTACGTCCGCAACTACACCGACGTCGACGACAAGATCATCAACCGGGCCAACGAGCGGGGGATCGACAGCCAGGCCCTGGCCGAGGAATTCATCCACGCTTTCGACGAGGATATGGCCGCCCTCGGCCTCGACCTGCCGACCTGCCAGCCCAAGGCGACGGAGCACATCCCCCAGATCATCGCCATCGTCGAGCGTCTCATCGAACGGGGGATGGCCTATCCTTCGGGCGGCGATGTCTACTTCTCCGTGGAGAAGTTCCCCGGCTACCTCAAGCTCTCCAAGCGCAACCTCGACGAGATGCGTGCTGGCGCCCGCATCGCCCCCGGCGAGCAGAAGCGCAATCCGATGGATTTCGCCCTGTGGAAGGCGGCCAAGCCCGGCGAACCTTCCTGGGAGTCCCCCTGGGGTCCGGGACGCCCTGGCTGGCATATCGAATGCTCGGCCATGAGCATGCAATATCTCGGCGAGTCCTTCGACATCCACGGCGGCGGCAAGGACCTGGTTTTCCCCCACCACGAGAACGAAATCGCCCAGAGTGAAGGGGCGAGCGGCAAACCCTTCGTCAAGTACTGGCTGCACAACGGCTTCGTCAACGTCAACCAGGAGAAGATGAGCAAGTCGCTGGGCAACTTCTTCACCATCCGCGACATCCTGCAAAAGTACGATGCCGAGGTGGTGCGCTTCTTCATTCTCTCCGCCCATTACCGCTCGCCCATCGATTTCTCCGACCAGAACCTGGAGGATGCCAAGGCCGGGCTCAGCCGTTTTTATGAAGCGCTCAAGGCCGCCGACGATACCCTGGCCGCTCAGACAACGCCGGGAACGTCCGGCGGCGAGGTGCCGGCGGAGCTGCGGGAGATCCTCGACCGCGTCGCCACGGTGGAAGAGCGTTTCCGCGAGGCGATGGACGACGATTTCAACACCGCCCTGGCTATCGGTCATCTTTTCGATCTGGTGCGGGGGTTGAACCGCATCGTCGCCGAGAAATCCCTGCAGGAGAGTCCGATGCTACGAAACGGGCTGCGGGAAGGACGCGAGCAGTTGCGCCGCCTGGGGGGTGTCCTCGGCCTCTTCGAATCGGAACCGGACGCCTGGCTGGAGAAGCAGAAAAATGCCGGACTCAAGGCCGGAGGGCTGAGCGCCGAAGCGATCGAGGCGCTGATCGTGGAACGGCGGCAGGCGCGGGCCAATCGCGACTTCGCCCGCGCCGACCGGATTCGCGACGAACTCGATGCCCAGGGAATCATGCTCCTCGACTCCAAGGAGGGGACGACCTGGAAGCTGAAATAG
- a CDS encoding CsgG/HfaB family protein: MRRLILWLMPILFCGLFSGCATTYVEEKEPAKATSDQESFPPYDGPKTVVAVLPLGLSERAAKAYPHLLAKDVGLGIHNRVIETLYDTNRFRFVEEKPEVVKDVLDRQWLSMAGMVDQSTAVEMGKLLGAQKVIYGEVYDFAQGGEQVSGFSSRSNFNTRMGVQVRCVDVETLEYVPGSGTGRGGDVGEASESAIREAVAGLIRRLK, translated from the coding sequence ATGAGACGACTGATTTTATGGCTGATGCCGATCCTTTTTTGTGGACTTTTCTCCGGCTGCGCCACGACCTATGTGGAAGAAAAAGAACCCGCCAAGGCGACGTCGGATCAGGAGAGCTTTCCTCCCTATGACGGCCCCAAGACCGTGGTCGCCGTGTTGCCCCTCGGTCTTTCCGAACGGGCCGCGAAAGCCTATCCCCATCTGCTGGCCAAGGATGTCGGCCTCGGCATTCACAACCGGGTCATCGAAACCCTTTACGACACCAACCGCTTCCGCTTCGTCGAGGAAAAGCCCGAGGTGGTCAAGGATGTCCTCGACCGCCAATGGCTGAGCATGGCCGGCATGGTCGACCAGAGTACCGCTGTGGAGATGGGCAAGTTGCTCGGCGCACAAAAGGTCATTTACGGCGAAGTTTATGATTTCGCCCAGGGGGGGGAGCAGGTCAGTGGCTTCTCCTCGCGCAGTAATTTCAATACCCGCATGGGCGTGCAGGTGCGCTGCGTCGATGTGGAAACCCTCGAATACGTTCCCGGCAGCGGCACGGGGCGTGGCGGCGACGTCGGCGAAGCGTCGGAGTCGGCGATCCGCGAAGCTGTGGCCGGTCTCATCCGGCGGCTGAAATAA
- a CDS encoding outer membrane protein → MKKVLVLHLLLVAFVTGVFISPAAAYTANNLDELGAIYDEHFGEDFGEVEVNGTWIYWETDTLTGESWIMIGDQSAHIDINDREAVILLVAQELGIPLTSAGSLDEPTSASATTSRLVFTELVVPTVQTTTEKNRQAAQKAQGAVRTFGGSLRTEWVDKAGDENGMVSGFNLGLAYDVDNFTFGVMLPYDYFDFDSFSANRIGSILFGQYHLSLTEELEATFTANLNYMFTDDFLLFGKEDDFSTFGGGLSAGLRYSQELYELGCGVSYQYNQDDVDLEDDSQDLVKLGANVGYRVTPDQVVNLFGTWTYDATNYKYDYGDTDYFEIGTEYRANFSDTWALNVGYRKVVDLEDYDSDMVYLGTTWQF, encoded by the coding sequence ATGAAAAAAGTGTTGGTCTTGCATCTGCTGCTCGTCGCATTTGTGACGGGGGTCTTTATCTCGCCGGCGGCAGCCTACACCGCCAACAACCTGGATGAGCTCGGTGCCATTTACGACGAGCATTTCGGTGAGGACTTCGGTGAGGTCGAAGTCAACGGGACATGGATTTATTGGGAAACTGACACGCTAACCGGTGAGTCGTGGATTATGATTGGGGACCAGTCCGCGCACATCGATATAAACGATCGTGAGGCGGTGATTCTGCTCGTTGCCCAGGAACTGGGCATTCCCCTGACCTCGGCCGGATCCCTCGATGAGCCGACCTCGGCCTCGGCGACGACCTCGCGCCTGGTCTTTACCGAACTGGTCGTCCCCACCGTGCAGACGACGACCGAGAAGAACCGTCAGGCGGCGCAGAAAGCCCAGGGCGCGGTGCGCACCTTCGGCGGATCGCTGCGCACCGAGTGGGTGGACAAGGCCGGTGATGAAAACGGTATGGTCAGCGGTTTCAATCTGGGACTGGCCTACGACGTGGACAACTTTACCTTCGGCGTGATGCTCCCCTACGACTACTTCGATTTCGACAGTTTCAGCGCCAACCGTATCGGTTCCATCCTCTTCGGCCAGTACCACCTGAGCCTGACCGAGGAACTCGAAGCGACCTTCACCGCCAACCTCAACTACATGTTCACCGACGATTTTTTGCTTTTCGGTAAGGAAGACGATTTCAGTACTTTCGGCGGCGGTCTCAGCGCCGGGTTGCGTTACAGCCAGGAACTCTATGAACTCGGCTGCGGGGTTTCCTACCAGTACAATCAGGACGATGTCGATCTTGAGGACGACAGCCAGGATCTGGTCAAGCTCGGCGCCAACGTCGGCTATCGCGTCACCCCCGACCAGGTCGTCAACCTCTTCGGCACCTGGACCTACGATGCCACCAACTACAAATACGATTACGGCGACACCGATTACTTCGAAATCGGCACCGAATACCGCGCCAACTTCTCCGACACCTGGGCCCTCAACGTCGGCTACCGCAAGGTCGTCGATCTCGAAGACTACGATTCGGACATGGTCTACCTCGGCACGACCTGGCAGTTCTAG